Proteins encoded together in one Triticum dicoccoides isolate Atlit2015 ecotype Zavitan chromosome 7B, WEW_v2.0, whole genome shotgun sequence window:
- the LOC119336588 gene encoding protein ENHANCED DISEASE RESISTANCE 2-like, giving the protein MSSSSSTVVYEGWMVRHGRRKIGRSFIHMRYFVLETRLLSYFKRKPQHKMPKLPIKSLHIDGNCRVEDRGLKMHHGHMLYVLSVYNKREKHHRITMAAFNIQEALIWKEKIEMVIDQQQGVVSPDGNTAFSSSQQNTSVENGRKSSSSDRDSQYSHEEEEEEEDNHRSLMRRTTIGNGPPESLHDWTRGNDTGISDQGSPAQVFSRGHWRLVRCQNGLRIFEELQDVDYLARSCSRAMKAVGVVEASCEAIFQLVMSMDTTRFEWDCSFQYGSLVEEVDGHTAILYHRLQLDWFSAFTWPRDLCYVRYWRRNDDGSYVVLFQSREHPNCGPQPGFVRAHIESGGFNISPLKSRNGRVRTQVQHLMQIDLKGWGVGYLPSFQQHSLLHMLNSVAGLREWFSQSDESQILPRIPVMDNMALSVSSKKGTKTQDNTVQTSLPADESRHSTVEEESEDDEEFQLPESELEPSTRELDADGKLLGLDEEDSGEIDFSGFSGNLRRDDRDNSRDCWRISDGNNFRVRSKNFIYDKSKVPAGKPLMELVAVDWFKDVKRMDHVAKRKGCAVQVAAEKGLFSLAINLQVPGTTNYSMVFYFVSKKLIPNSLLQRFVDGDDEFRNSRFKLIPSVPKGSWIVRQSVGSTPCLLGKAVDITYIRGANYLEIDVDIGSSTVANGVLGLVCGVITTLVVDMAFLVQGHTYEELPERLIGAVRMSHIELSSAVVPVLED; this is encoded by the exons ATGTCGTCGTCTTCGTCGACCGTGGTCTACGAGGGGTGGATGGTCCGGCATGGCCGCCGCAAGATCGGCCGCTCCTTCATCCACATGCGCTACTTTGTGCTGGAGACCCGGCTCCTGTCGTATTTCAAGCGTAAGCCTCAGCACAAGATGCCCAAGCTCCCCATCAAGTCCCTCCACATCGATGGCAACTGCAGGGTCGAGGACAGGGGCCTCAAGATGCACCATGGCCAT ATGCTTTATGTCTTGAGTGTCTACAACAAAAGGGAGAAGCACCATCGCATCACG ATGGCGGCATTCAATATCCAGGAGGCTCTAATCTGGAAGGAGAAAATTGAGATGGTCATCGATCAG CAACAAGGTGTAGTATCGCCCGATGGTAATACAGCCTTCAGCTCATCGCAGCAAAATACTAGTGTAGAAAATGGAAGGAAATCTTCTTCTTCTGATCGTGACAGTCA GTATagtcatgaagaggaagaagaggaggaggataaTCACCGATCATTGATGCGAAGAACAACAATTGGGAATG GTCCTCCGGAATCATTGCATGATTGGACTCGTGGAAACGATACAGGAATATCTGATCAGGGAAGCCCTGCCCAAGTTTTCTCCAGAGGACATTGGCGCCTTGTCAGATGCCAGAATG GTCTCCGCATTTTTGAGGAGCTCCAAGATGTTGATTACCTT GCAAGGAGCTGTAGCAGAGCAATGAAGGCTGTTGGAGTGGTTGAGGCTTCGTGTGAGGCTATATTTCAGCTTGTCATGAGCATGGACACCACCCGCTTTGA GTGGGACTGCAGCTTCCAGTATGGCAGTCTAGTAGAGGAGGTCGATGGCCACACAGCAATACTGTACCATAGGCTACAACTGGATTGGTTTTCAGC GTTTACCTGGCCTCGTGATCTTTGTTATGTACGATATTGGCGGCGTAATGACGACGGAAGTTATG TTGTGCTGTTTCAATCCAGAGAGCACCCAAACTGTGGTCCACAACCAGGATTTGTGAGGGCACACATTGAGA GTGGTGGGTTCAACATTTCTCCACTGAAATCCCGTAATGGGAGAGTCCGAACACAAGTACAGCATCTTATGCAGATTGATTTGAAGGGTTGGGGGGTTGGCTACTTACCTTCATTTCAACAACATAGCCTCCTTCATATGCTGAACAGCGTTGCCG GGCTCAGGGAATGGTTTTCACAAAGTGATGAAAGTCAAATACTTCCTAGGATTCCTGTTATGGACAATATGGCACTATCGGTTTCTTCTAAGAAAGGCACAAAAACGCAGGATAATACTGTGCAAACCAGCCTTCCGGCGGATGAAAGTAGACATTCAACGGTTGAGGAGGAGTCTGAAGATGATGAAGAATTCCAGTTACCTGAATCTGAGCTAGAG CCATCAACTCGTGAGCTTGATGCAGATGGTAAACTACTAG GGTTAGATGAGGAGGATTCAGGTGAGATTgatttttctggattttctggAAATTTACGCCGGGATGACCGTGATAACAGTCGTGATTGTTGGAGAATATCTGATGGAAATAACTTCAGAGTGCGAAGCAAGAACTTCATATATGATAAAAGCAAG GTTCCTGCTGGAAAACCTCTTATGGAGCTTGTTGCTGTTGACTGGTTTAAAGATGTGAAACGAATGGATCATGTTGCTAAAAGAAAAGGATGCGCTGTTCAA GTTGCTGCTGAGAAGGGTCTTTTTTCATTGGCAATAAATCTACAA GTTCCTGGCACAACTAACTATAGTATGGTTTTCTACTTTGTATCAAAGAAACTGATACCGAACTCCTTGTTGCAACGCTTTGTTGATGGCGATGATGAATTCCGCAATAGTAGGTTCAAGCTGATCCCCTCTGTACCGAAG GGCTCATGGATTGTCCGCCAAAGTGTTGGCAGCACCCCGTGTCTGTTAGGCAAAGCAGTTGACATCACCTATATCCGTGGCGCAAATTATTTGGAA ATAGACGTGGACATTGGTTCGTCTACGGTGGCAAATGGAGTCTTGGGGCTTGTGTGTGGTGTGATCACAACGCTAGTTGTCGACATGGCTTTTCTTGTCCAG GGCCACACATACGAGGAGCTCCCGGAACGACTGATTGGTGCGGTTCGGATGTCGCACATAGAACTATCATCTGCCGTTGTTCCTGTGCTTGAGGATTAA